In one Dreissena polymorpha isolate Duluth1 chromosome 7, UMN_Dpol_1.0, whole genome shotgun sequence genomic region, the following are encoded:
- the LOC127837520 gene encoding uncharacterized protein LOC127837520, protein MTSRAFCYNCEHSSYLRLCNGHHRQPMILPSQYNWKRRFFQKCLLRVNDGTYSWSLPSPNIERKRQGLIQLLHSSEDNPIGCTHLFDDTNDDPLGLTVTELVNNFEDHAVGLTQLVDNSKDHPVHHRKVFDNSEDLYVEHTEIMNNPEDNHVDQPNIEDYLEGHHENAIDNQEDHPIGLLKDIGCLEGHLLPQTKVVDNLVDHPVGHTNVENPEDHIAAQSMTVDYQEDQPVPKIKIVDYLENQPVDHTEVVDYTKYLPLGNAHVVDLIEDHIIPKTNALDNLEDHPVGHANVVDIIEDHPLGHTNVLDNIEDHHVGHTNVVDNLEDRPLGHTNVVDNIADHHLGHTNVVDNLEDRPVGYTNVVDNLEDHPVGHTNVVDTLEDRPVGYTNVVDNIEDHPVGHTNVVDTLDDHHIGHTNVVDNIEDHHIGNTNVVENLEDRPVGYTNVVDNLEDHPLGNANVVDNIEGHHVSHTNVVDNLEGSPVGHTNVVDNLEDRPICHTHVVDNLEDRPVGNTNVVDNLEDRPVTNVVDNLEDHPVGHINVVDNLEDNHVRHTNDVDNQEVHPVGHKHVVDNIDDRPLGHTNVVDYLEDHPVAHTNVLDNLEDHHVNHTDHPGDHTNVVDNLEDHPVDHTNVVDYQEDHPVDHTNAMDNLEDCPKGHTNIVDKLEDRPVSHTYVVDNLEDHHKRHTNDVDNLEDLHLGHANVMDNLEDLPVGHTYVKDNLEYLPEGHAIFLDNPEDLPVGRAKALDNLEELPEDNTNALDNLEDLPVDHTNAVDNLEDHPLGHTYAVNDLEASTVGHTKAVDNLEDLPAGHANIVNNLECLPVGHTNDVDNLEDLPVGLSKALDNLEDLPVSHAKAVDNLVNEPLGHAKAVDNLENLPVGHAKAVDNLEDRPVGHAKAVGNLEDLPVDHTNVVDKLEDLPVGHAKAMEDIEDHHVGHTNAVDNLEGSTVGLSKAADKLEEHTVCHTNVVDDLEDLPVGHTNVVDSLELNPVGHANAVDSPEDHPVGQSNVFDNPKDHTVGNTHVVDDLEELNVGHTNDVDNLEVRTVGHTHVLDNLEDLNVGNTNVVDNPEGCTVGHTHVVENPEGRTVDHTNLVDNLEDHPVGHTMAVDVLEDHPVGHSKAVDDLEDLPVGNTHVFDNPEDHSVPSALLVFKPENHSESYINVVDKADMEVSCIVHNLCNQRYNFNCCLGLRFILFLLFQMFCLGNPYAVLHKIIFSKLGEHVTIHLSLSTGIDSSVSIGGIAVGFCDMQISQRCYLNDQTFSGAYSFDGNASEWRLLIHQLSCSATNVSVTETGPQLIPSQIVELQIQECQPESKSGYTNKIETGFVSIPNPVNKTINCTKGKQVTIELSIYPNTDCSVILRDIEIGACDMRIQHICHIIQDFVGLYNFMKSVGMSWNLTINRVTCNDTSIAVKVTGGQILQFIKINVQGCEDTLYDVDTTTRTQNEGESITKHDNGFIISVVVAVAFTLLFCFLVACCIVKGKNSLVLPMSYLFNNRTEIGI, encoded by the coding sequence ATTCTTTCAAAAGTGTTTGCTGAGGGTGAATGATGGAACATATTCATGGTCGTTGCCAAGTCCAAATATAGAGAGAAAGAGACAAGGCCTTATACAGTTGTTGCACAGTTCTGAAGACAACCCTATAGGCTGTACACACCTTTTTGACGATACTAATGACGACCCTTTGGGTCTTACTGTTACAGAGTTGGTGAACAATTTTGAAGATCACGCTGTAGGCCTTACACAGTTGGTTGATAATTCTAAAGATCACCCTGTTCACCATAGAAAGGTTTTCGATAACTCAGAAGACCTCTATGTGGAACATACAGAGATTATGAACAATCCAGAAGATAATCATGTGGACCAACCAAATATTGAAGACTATTTAGAAGGCCACCATGAAAATGCTATAGACAATCAGGAAGACCACCCTATTGGTCTTTTAAAGGATATTGGCTGTCTTGAAGGTCACCTTTTACCTCAAACAAAGGTTGTGGACAATCTGGTAGACCACCCTGTTGGCCATACAAATGTGGAGAATCCAGAAGACCACATTGCAGCCCAATCTATGACTGTGGACTATCAAGAGGACCAACCTGTACCCAAAATCAAGATTGTAGACTATCTAGAAAACCAACCTGTAGACCATACAGAGGTTGTGGACTATACAAAATATCTTCCTCTAGGGAATGCACATGTTGTGGACTTAATAGAAGACCACATTATACCCAAAACAAATGCTTTGGACAATCTAGAAGACCACCCTGTAGGCCATGCAAATGTTGTGGACATTATAGAAGACCACCCTCTAGGCCATACAAATGTTCTGGACAATATAGAAGACCACCATGTAGGCCATACAAATGTTGTGGACAATCTAGAAGACCGCCCTCTTGGCCATACAAATGTTGTGGACAATATAGCAGACCACCATTTAGGCCATACAAATGTTGTGGACAATCTAGAAGACCGCCCTGTAGGCTATACAAATGTTGTGGACAATCTAGAAGACCACCCTGTAGGCCATACAAATGTTGTGGACACTCTAGAAGACCGCCCTGTAGGCTATACAAATGTTGTGGACAATATAGAAGACCACCCTGTAGGCCATACAAATGTTGTGGACACTCTAGATGACCACCATATAGGCCATACAAATGTTGTGGACAATATAGAAGACCACCATATAGGCAATACAAATGTTGTTGAAAATCTAGAAGACCGCCCTGTAGGCTATACAAATGTTGTGGACAATCTAGAAGACCACCCTCTAGGCAATGCAAATGTTGTGGACAATATAGAAGGCCACCATGTAAGTCATACAAATGTTGTGGACAATCTCGAAGGCAGTCCTGTAGGCCATACAAATGTTGTGGACAATCTAGAAGACCGTCCTATATGCCATACACATGTTGTGGACAATCTAGAAGACCGCCCTGTAGGCAATACAAATGTTGTGGACAATCTAGAAGACCGCCCTGTTACAAATGTTGTGGACAATCTAGAAGACCACCCTGTAGGCCATATAAATGTTGTGGACAATCTAGAAGACAACCATGTAAGGCATACAAATGATGTGGACAATCAAGAAGTCCACCCTGTAGGCCATAAACATGTTGTGGACAATATAGATGACCGCCCTTTAGGTCATACAAATGTTGTGGACTATCTAGAAGACCACCCTGTAGCTCATACAAATGTTTTGGAcaatcttgaagaccaccatgttAATCATACAGACCACCCTGGTGATCATACAAATGTTGTGGACAATCTAGAAGACCATCCTGTAGATCATACAAATGTTGTGGACTATCAAGAAGACCACCCTGTAGACCATACAAATGCCATGGACAATCTAGAAGACTGTCCTAAAGGCCATACAAATATTGTGGACAAACTAGAAGACCGCCCTGTAAGCCATACATATGTTGTGGACAATCTAGAAGACCACCATAAACGCCATACAAATGATGTGGACAATCTAGAAGACCTCCATTTAGGCCATGCAAATGTTATGGACAATCTAGAAGACCTCCCTGTAGGCCATACATATGTTAAGGACAATCTTGAATACCTCCCTGAAGGCCATgcaatttttttggacaatcCAGAAGACCTCCCTGTAGGCCGTGCAAAGGCTCTAGACAATTTAGAAGAACTCCCTGAAGACAATACAAATGCTTTGGACAATCTAGAAGACCTTCCTGTAGACCATACAAATGCTGTGGACAATCTAGAAGACCACCCTCTAGGCCATACATATGCTGTAAATGATCTAGAAGCCAGCACTGTAGGCCATACAAAGGCTGTTGACAATCTAGAAGACCTCCCTGCAGGTCATGCAAAtattgttaacaatctagaatGTCTCCCTGTAGGCCATACCAATGATGTGGACAATCTAGAAGACCTCCCTGTAGGCCTTTCAAAGGCTCTAGACAATCTTGAAGACCTTCCTGTAAGCCATGCAAAGGCTGTGGACAATCTAGTCAACGAGCCGTTAGGCCATGCAAAGGCTGTGGACAACCTAGAAAACCTTCCCGTAGGCCATGCAAAGGCAGTGGACAATCTAGAGGACCGTCCTGTAGGCCATGCAAAGGCTGTGGGCAATCTAGAAGACCTCCCTGTAGACCATACAAATGTTGTGGACAAATTAGAAGACCTGCCTGTAGGCCATGCAAAGGCCATGGAAGATATAGAAGACCACCATGTAGGCCATACAAATGCTGTGGACAATCTAGAAGGCAGCACTGTAGGCCTTTCAAAGGCTGCTGACAAACTAGAAGAACACACTGTATGCCATACAAATGTTGTGGATGATCTTGAAGACCTCCCCGTAGGTCATACAAATGTTGTAGACTCTCTAGAACTCAACCCAGTAGGCCATGCAAATGCTGTTGACTCTCCAGAAGACCACCCTGTAGGCCAATCAAATGTTTTTGACAATCCAAAAGACCACACTGTAGGCAATACACATGTTGTGGACGATCTGGAAGAGCTCAATGTAGGCCATACAAATGATGTAGACAATCTAGAAGTCCGCACTGTAGGCCATACACATGTTTTGGACAATCTAGAAGACCTCAATGTTGGCAATACAAATGTTGTGGACAATCCAGAAGGCTGCACTGTAGGCCATACACATGTTGTAGAAAATCCAGAAGGTCGCACTGTAGACCATACAAATTTAGTGGACAATCTAGAAGACCACCCTGTTGGCCATACAATGGCTGTAGACGTTCTAGAAGACCACCCTGTAGGCCATTCAAAGGCTGTAGACGATCTAGAAGACCTCCCTGTAGGCAATACACATGTTTTTGACAATCCAGAAGACCACTCTGTACCTAGTGCACTTCTTGTTTTTAAACCAGAAAACCACTCTGAAAGTTATATAAATGTTGTTGACAAAGCCGACATGGAGGTCTCCTGCATTGTCCACAACCTTTGTAATCAGCGTTACAACTTCAACTGCTGTTTAGGTCTTCGTTTTATCTTGTTCTTGctttttcaaatgttttgtttgGGCAATCCATACGCAGTGTTGCATAAAATTATCTTCAGCAAATTAGGAGAACATGTCACAATTCATCTATCTTTGAGTACTGGGATTGATAGCTCTGTTAGCATTGGAGGAATTGCAGTTGGTTTCTGTGACATGCAAATTTCACAGCGCTGCTACTTAAATGATCAAACATTCAGTGGGGCTTACAGTTTCGATGGTAATGCTAGTGAGTGGAGATTGCTAATACACCAGTTGTCATGCTCAGCTACAAATGTTTCTGTTACTGAAACTGGTCCCCAGTTGATTCCGTCTCAGATAGTAGAACTACAGATACAAGAATGTCAACCAGAGTCAAAAAGTGgttatacaaacaaaattgaaACTGGTTTTGTATCTATCCCAAACCCAGTTAACAAGACAATCAATTGCACAAAAGGAAAGCAGGTCACAATCGAATTATCAATTTACCCAAACACAGATTGTTCTGTTATCTTAAGGGATATTGAGATTGGTGCGTGTGACATGCGCATTCAACATATTTGTCACATTATTCAAGATTTTGTTGGGTTATACAATTTCATGAAAAGTGTGGGCATGAGCTGGAATTTGACCATAAACAGAGTtacatgcaatgataccagtatTGCAGTTAAGGTGACTGGGGGTCAGATATTgcaatttatcaaaataaatgtacaaggCTGTGAAGATACCCTTTATGATGTAGACACTACAACAAGAACTCAAAATGAAGGTGAATCAATCACAAAACATGATAATGGCTTTATTATAAGTGTGGTTGTTGCAGTTGCATTTACTCTCCTCTTTTGCTTTCTTGTTGCTTGTTGTATTGTAAAAGGAAAAAACTCATTAGTTCTTCCCATGAGCTATTTGTTCAACAACAGAACTGAAATTGGTATCTAA